One window from the genome of Candidatus Omnitrophota bacterium encodes:
- the rlmN gene encoding 23S rRNA (adenine(2503)-C(2))-methyltransferase RlmN, with protein MRDIKDLSLSGLEAKLKNWEEPAFHARQIFSWIYKKGAADFSRMSDLPADLRKKLQDNFYLFGLKLTKKLESKDGTEKFLFALKDKNFIEAVAIPEKNRMTGCLSTQAGCRFACRFCASGLGGFQKNLSCGQMLEEALYLKNHSRYKKLTHLVFMGTGEPLDNYENVIKAIRIINSPDALGIGARRITISTCGIIPGIKRLAQEGLQVELSVSLHAADDKTRSEVMPINKKYPLKELITACRGYIQKTNRQITFEYILMQGINSGLQNARNLIKILKGLGLVKVNLIPANPIRELKVTPPAEGEIRFFRDYLVKGGLQVTLRRERGEDIEASCGQLRLRHAQK; from the coding sequence ATGCGGGATATAAAGGACCTAAGCTTAAGCGGACTGGAAGCTAAATTAAAGAACTGGGAAGAGCCTGCTTTTCACGCCCGGCAGATTTTTTCCTGGATATATAAAAAGGGAGCTGCGGATTTTAGCCGGATGAGCGATTTGCCCGCAGATTTAAGAAAAAAGCTGCAGGATAATTTTTATCTTTTTGGCTTAAAGTTAACTAAAAAATTAGAATCGAAAGACGGGACGGAAAAATTTCTTTTTGCGCTGAAGGATAAAAATTTTATCGAGGCAGTAGCCATACCCGAGAAGAACAGAATGACCGGCTGCCTTTCTACGCAGGCCGGCTGCAGGTTCGCCTGCCGTTTTTGCGCCAGCGGTCTGGGGGGTTTTCAAAAGAACCTATCCTGCGGCCAGATGCTGGAAGAGGCCTTATACCTGAAAAATCATTCCCGATATAAAAAACTCACTCACCTGGTATTTATGGGCACGGGTGAACCCCTAGATAATTATGAAAACGTGATTAAGGCTATCCGCATTATAAATTCCCCAGATGCCTTGGGTATAGGCGCACGCCGGATTACTATCTCTACCTGCGGCATCATCCCAGGCATTAAAAGATTAGCTCAGGAGGGGCTGCAGGTAGAATTATCTGTTTCCCTGCACGCTGCGGACGATAAAACGCGGTCAGAAGTTATGCCTATAAATAAGAAATACCCCCTTAAAGAACTCATTACCGCCTGCCGCGGCTATATCCAGAAGACTAACCGCCAAATCACCTTTGAGTATATTTTAATGCAGGGCATAAATTCTGGCTTGCAGAACGCCCGGAATTTAATTAAAATATTAAAGGGTTTAGGGTTAGTAAAGGTTAATCTGATCCCGGCTAACCCGATACGGGAATTAAAGGTTACTCCTCCCGCAGAGGGAGAAATCCGTTTTTTCCGGGATTATCTGGTAAAAGGCGGTTTACAGGTTACCTTACGCCGGGAGCGCGGAGAAGATATCGAGGCATCTTGTGGGCAATTAAGATTAAGACATGCTCAGAAATAA
- a CDS encoding amidohydrolase family protein, whose product MIIDSHSHWLPEEIIKNAHFFSKVWGDIEAQIKIMDEAGIAKAVLTYPTSDAHLKLGNVSRIYNDAIAKILKRYPERFIGAAVLPVGDSQKMLDELKRATQELGFKAISLASSYNGVYLDDKRFLPIYKLAEESKIPIFVHSQIVNPIGFERVNDPLLTPVVEYVFDTTICIGKLLMADILRDYPNLKFIFAYFGGVITHLEHRFDATYSMLRGINFVKDLKGKPTDLLKNIYVDTSGDIKKTNFFSALELLGPKHILWGSDWPAKKDISAGINAVKNLDISAQDKADILGGNLEKIFAL is encoded by the coding sequence ATGATTATAGACAGCCATTCGCATTGGTTACCGGAAGAAATTATTAAGAACGCCCATTTTTTTTCTAAGGTTTGGGGCGATATTGAGGCGCAAATTAAAATAATGGATGAGGCGGGCATTGCTAAAGCAGTCCTGACTTATCCTACTTCGGATGCGCATTTAAAATTGGGTAATGTCAGCCGTATTTATAATGACGCTATTGCCAAAATACTTAAGCGCTATCCAGAGAGGTTTATCGGCGCAGCAGTTTTACCGGTAGGGGATTCTCAAAAGATGCTCGATGAATTAAAGCGGGCAACGCAAGAGTTGGGATTTAAAGCTATTTCTTTAGCCAGCAGTTACAACGGCGTTTATCTTGATGATAAGAGGTTCTTACCTATATATAAGCTAGCCGAGGAGTCTAAAATCCCGATATTTGTGCACTCGCAGATAGTTAACCCCATCGGATTTGAACGCGTAAATGATCCTCTGCTTACGCCGGTTGTTGAATATGTATTTGATACTACGATTTGCATCGGTAAGCTCCTGATGGCGGATATCCTGCGGGATTACCCCAACCTTAAATTTATCTTTGCCTATTTTGGAGGAGTGATTACCCATTTAGAGCACCGTTTTGACGCTACTTACTCGATGCTCAGGGGTATAAATTTTGTCAAAGACCTAAAAGGTAAACCCACGGATTTGTTAAAGAATATTTATGTGGATACCAGCGGTGATATCAAAAAGACTAACTTTTTTTCCGCGCTTGAATTATTGGGCCCCAAACATATCCTCTGGGGCAGCGACTGGCCGGCAAAAAAAGATATTTCCGCCGGCATCAATGCCGTAAAGAATCTAGACATATCCGCGCAGGATAAAGCAGACATCTTAGGTGGTAATTTAGAGAAGATATTCGCTCTTTAA
- a CDS encoding S-methyl-5-thioribose-1-phosphate isomerase yields MRYSPLFWPVRLKGNTIYILDETALPGKLTYLKVRNYQQACSAIKNMKTRAVGQVLLVMYTFLLEEKRRTDLKKVAQALNSTRPTLSFKMLTDMVLDWASRGEPLKRNIFGFLEVLKNKRIEQARQASGLIKNKDVILTHCNVSGLMPLIGDFCRRQNKRVSFFVTETRPYLQGARLTAWELKQAGLAVTLITDSMAAYVMSQGKVNKVIVGADHLAQNGDIANKIGTYQIAVLARYFKIPFYVLCPPPSRVKSGKEIKIEIRPDKEMLEYQGVRLAPKGVKGYYPAFDVTPNELITKHIYLDMNR; encoded by the coding sequence ATGCGCTATTCTCCCTTATTTTGGCCGGTAAGATTAAAGGGTAATACTATTTATATCCTTGATGAAACTGCCTTGCCTGGTAAATTGACTTATCTAAAGGTTAGGAATTATCAGCAGGCCTGTAGCGCCATAAAAAATATGAAGACGCGGGCAGTAGGCCAGGTGCTTCTAGTCATGTATACATTCCTGCTTGAAGAAAAGCGGAGGACTGACTTAAAAAAAGTGGCTCAAGCCCTTAATTCTACCCGGCCGACGCTATCTTTTAAGATGTTAACTGATATGGTCTTAGATTGGGCGAGTCGCGGCGAGCCTTTAAAAAGGAATATTTTCGGGTTTTTGGAGGTGCTTAAAAACAAGAGGATAGAGCAGGCAAGGCAGGCGAGCGGATTGATTAAAAATAAAGACGTAATCCTTACCCATTGCAATGTCAGCGGCCTGATGCCTTTGATAGGAGATTTCTGCCGTAGGCAAAATAAGCGGGTCAGTTTCTTTGTTACTGAAACGCGCCCTTATTTACAGGGGGCGCGGTTAACTGCCTGGGAATTAAAGCAGGCAGGCTTAGCAGTTACTTTAATTACCGATAGTATGGCTGCTTATGTTATGTCACAAGGCAAGGTCAATAAAGTCATCGTGGGCGCAGATCACCTGGCGCAAAACGGAGACATTGCTAACAAAATCGGCACTTATCAGATAGCTGTTTTAGCGCGTTATTTCAAGATTCCTTTTTATGTTTTATGCCCGCCGCCTTCACGCGTAAAAAGCGGCAAAGAGATTAAAATTGAAATTCGCCCGGACAAGGAGATGTTAGAATACCAAGGCGTTAGGTTAGCGCCCAAAGGTGTAAAGGGCTATTATCCTGCCTTTGACGTTACTCCCAACGAATTAATTACTAAACATATCTACCTGGATATGAACAGATGA
- the bamE gene encoding outer membrane protein assembly factor BamE — MRKKTVIFLPFIISVSILLGCASVGNKIEQDKVSQIKEGVTTGQEVVSLLGTPYMKTLDSNGKTIMLYQYTKVKNRASNFIPIVNIFGGGMDMRQQMLTILVDKEGKVEKYTLNDTNTEINSGLTNTK; from the coding sequence ATGCGAAAGAAGACAGTTATATTTTTGCCATTTATAATCAGCGTGTCTATTCTTCTAGGTTGTGCTAGCGTTGGTAATAAAATTGAGCAAGATAAAGTTAGCCAGATTAAAGAGGGCGTGACTACTGGACAAGAAGTTGTATCTTTGCTTGGCACGCCATATATGAAAACTCTCGATTCTAATGGTAAGACTATAATGCTCTACCAATATACAAAGGTTAAGAATCGTGCATCAAATTTTATCCCGATAGTAAATATATTTGGCGGCGGTATGGATATGCGTCAGCAAATGTTGACGATTCTTGTAGATAAAGAAGGTAAGGTCGAGAAATATACATTAAATGATACAAATACAGAGATTAATTCGGGATTAACCAATACAAAGTGA
- a CDS encoding SDR family oxidoreductase, with protein MNNDLKGKSAIITGASRGIGKAIAKTCAGLGINLAIAARGEGPLKETADEIVKEYKVEVLAVPTDVTSLSDLENLVKKTKEKFGKIDILINNAGVSSQYPFEKQPMEDLERLAHTNYLGYVRLIRLVINEMIERKSGSIINMVSGSTLCDPLPRNFLVYSSLKVGLRAFSKGLFWEMRDHGIKITSILPGVTDTDLTGKLDEVTMDNSRLMTTEAIENAVKFALTVPVNVCPLEIAVINQQTPWTKPVIPFTQKHPKK; from the coding sequence ATGAACAATGACTTAAAAGGAAAGTCTGCGATAATCACAGGTGCCAGCAGAGGTATAGGCAAGGCTATTGCTAAGACCTGCGCGGGTTTAGGCATAAATTTAGCTATTGCCGCCCGCGGCGAAGGCCCTTTAAAAGAAACCGCGGATGAAATCGTCAAGGAATATAAGGTAGAGGTTTTAGCCGTACCTACAGATGTCACCAGTTTAAGCGATTTAGAAAATCTGGTGAAAAAAACAAAAGAGAAATTCGGCAAAATCGATATTTTAATCAATAATGCCGGGGTCTCCAGCCAATATCCCTTTGAGAAACAGCCAATGGAAGACTTGGAACGCTTAGCGCATACTAATTATTTGGGCTATGTGCGCCTCATCCGTCTGGTGATAAACGAGATGATTGAGCGTAAATCCGGCTCAATTATCAATATGGTCTCAGGTTCTACGCTTTGCGATCCTCTGCCGAGGAACTTTCTGGTCTATAGTTCGCTTAAAGTGGGGTTACGCGCTTTTTCCAAGGGCCTATTCTGGGAGATGCGCGACCATGGCATTAAAATTACCTCTATACTGCCTGGGGTTACGGATACTGACCTGACAGGCAAGCTGGATGAGGTAACTATGGATAATTCCCGGCTGATGACTACTGAGGCAATTGAAAACGCCGTTAAGTTTGCTTTGACTGTCCCGGTAAACGTCTGCCCTTTAGAGATTGCCGTGATTAACCAGCAGACGCCTTGGACAAAACCGGTAATACCTTTCACGCAGAAACACCCTAAAAAATAA
- a CDS encoding GDSL-type esterase/lipase family protein, which yields MLRNKILVIGLLGYCIIALCACAKKEIKNIDSQGVNIICFGDSITFGYGAQSGEDYPTAMAKLTVIPVLNMGIDGDTSVEALKRLNSDVLTRQPLVAIIEFGGNDFLRKIPQETTIVNVREMVEKIQAVGAMVAVVDISTGPFLAEYRKGFSKICKEKGAIFIPGALSGIITNPRLKSDFIHPNCDGYKLIAQRIYKAVRPYLSQNSLLRQAQK from the coding sequence ATGCTCAGAAATAAAATTCTGGTTATTGGGTTATTGGGTTATTGCATTATAGCCTTATGCGCCTGCGCCAAGAAAGAAATCAAGAACATAGATTCTCAAGGCGTAAATATCATTTGTTTCGGAGACAGCATTACCTTTGGATACGGCGCGCAAAGCGGAGAAGATTATCCTACGGCAATGGCTAAGTTAACCGTAATCCCGGTATTGAATATGGGTATAGACGGAGATACCTCTGTTGAGGCTTTAAAGCGCTTGAATTCCGACGTGTTAACCCGGCAACCGCTGGTAGCGATTATTGAATTCGGAGGGAATGACTTCTTAAGGAAGATACCTCAGGAAACCACCATAGTTAACGTCAGGGAAATGGTAGAAAAAATCCAGGCAGTAGGCGCTATGGTAGCAGTAGTAGATATCAGCACCGGGCCTTTTCTTGCCGAGTACCGCAAAGGGTTTTCTAAGATATGCAAAGAAAAAGGCGCCATCTTTATCCCCGGCGCCTTAAGCGGTATTATTACCAACCCGCGCTTAAAGAGCGATTTTATCCATCCTAATTGCGACGGATACAAGCTCATCGCCCAGCGCATCTACAAAGCCGTAAGGCCTTATCTGAGTCAGAATAGCCTATTAAGGCAGGCGCAAAAATAA
- a CDS encoding AMP-binding protein: MQVARLLEKQAEKFLDKPAIICKDQSISFTQLKDISFKFANSLTDLGVKKGDKIAIYLPNGLEYVYSYLASWSIGATCVPLDFMLTGDELISCMCHAGVKILIAKSKPGISFSVLKEKCPALEKIIICHEKIPPFFSFEELAQEGKSTNLQVQIDDKEYAVIFYTSGTTGKPKGVLINYQQLDAPPMAIKYFVNNDIYDRDTIICPLPLSHLAGIISIQANLAFGVSVVLMERFSPLEFLKNIERHKVNWFWLVPSMYYAILQIKEFDTFDLSSLRWIVLFGAPSSIDTVRRFHQRCPRTLFYHGWGLTETNAPTTVIPTGSQKLESVGKPAPWIEIKILDENDKPMPANQVGEIAVQGWTVTDGYYKEPELTKQAIRHNWFHTGDLGRIDDAGDLYIVGRIKEMIKVGGEIVFEPEIEAALHKHSEVAEAAAIGVADKLRGEVPKAFVVLKAGSSLSEEDLRYFLRQHLAHFKIPHYFEFKTSLPKNRLGKIDKESLRKACGI; this comes from the coding sequence ATGCAGGTAGCCCGACTTTTAGAAAAACAGGCAGAAAAATTTTTAGATAAACCCGCCATAATCTGCAAAGACCAATCTATCAGTTTTACCCAATTAAAAGATATTTCTTTTAAATTTGCCAATAGCCTTACGGACTTAGGCGTAAAAAAAGGCGATAAAATCGCCATCTACCTGCCTAACGGGCTGGAATATGTTTACAGCTATTTAGCCAGCTGGTCTATCGGCGCTACTTGCGTGCCTTTAGATTTTATGCTGACAGGGGATGAGCTTATCTCCTGCATGTGCCATGCGGGAGTAAAAATCCTTATCGCCAAAAGTAAACCCGGCATTTCCTTTTCTGTTTTAAAAGAGAAATGCCCTGCCTTAGAAAAAATTATCATTTGCCACGAGAAGATCCCGCCATTTTTCTCCTTTGAGGAATTAGCACAGGAAGGCAAAAGCACTAACCTTCAAGTCCAAATCGATGATAAAGAATACGCGGTTATTTTTTATACTTCAGGGACAACCGGCAAGCCCAAAGGCGTGCTGATTAATTATCAACAGCTGGATGCGCCGCCGATGGCAATAAAATATTTCGTAAATAATGATATCTATGACCGTGACACGATAATATGCCCTCTTCCCTTGTCTCACCTCGCAGGCATTATCTCTATCCAGGCGAACCTTGCCTTCGGCGTCAGTGTTGTTCTGATGGAACGCTTCAGCCCTTTAGAGTTTTTAAAGAATATCGAAAGGCACAAGGTGAACTGGTTCTGGCTTGTCCCTTCCATGTATTATGCAATTTTGCAAATAAAAGAATTTGATACCTTTGATTTATCAAGTCTACGCTGGATAGTGCTCTTTGGGGCGCCCAGCTCAATTGATACCGTACGTAGGTTTCATCAGCGCTGCCCGCGCACTCTTTTTTATCACGGATGGGGCCTGACGGAAACCAATGCCCCTACTACCGTTATTCCCACCGGCTCGCAGAAGTTAGAAAGCGTAGGAAAGCCGGCGCCCTGGATAGAAATCAAGATATTGGATGAGAATGATAAACCAATGCCGGCAAATCAGGTCGGCGAGATTGCAGTGCAGGGCTGGACAGTTACCGACGGTTATTATAAGGAACCGGAGTTGACTAAACAGGCTATACGCCATAACTGGTTTCATACCGGAGATTTAGGCAGGATTGATGATGCAGGAGACCTTTATATTGTAGGCAGGATTAAAGAGATGATTAAGGTAGGCGGCGAGATTGTTTTTGAACCGGAAATTGAAGCAGCCTTACATAAGCATAGCGAGGTAGCGGAGGCAGCGGCAATCGGGGTAGCGGATAAATTAAGGGGCGAGGTCCCCAAGGCCTTTGTCGTCTTAAAAGCAGGCAGCTCCTTAAGCGAGGAGGACCTGCGTTATTTCCTGCGTCAGCATCTGGCACACTTTAAAATCCCCCATTATTTTGAATTCAAAACATCCCTTCCTAAAAACCGCCTCGGTAAGATTGATAAAGAATCTTTAAGAAAAGCATGCGGGATATAA
- a CDS encoding helix-turn-helix transcriptional regulator has product MFDKRLKQLRKKAGWSQQRLAEKAGLSYNVITKIEQGAAKNPNIQTMIKLANAFQISLDDLVGRK; this is encoded by the coding sequence ATGTTCGATAAAAGATTAAAACAATTAAGAAAGAAAGCTGGCTGGTCTCAGCAGAGATTAGCAGAAAAGGCCGGTTTATCTTATAACGTTATAACTAAGATCGAGCAAGGAGCAGCTAAGAATCCAAATATTCAAACTATGATTAAACTCGCTAATGCTTTTCAGATTAGCTTAGATGATCTTGTGGGCAGAAAGTAA
- a CDS encoding class II aldolase/adducin family protein: MIIARERKLKKEIIEIGKRLNALRLAAGRSGNLSVRLNDKDILITATQTALGDLKEKDILKVDLTNESELKSKPVTTEFPLHSLIYKNFPHQAIIHCHPVMVNAYFAVYSDIKALTFETKLYLGNIPVVIQDAPAVTRPELVIEALKENNLVVLKNHGVVAAADNFKDALYLIETLEEAVRTCAVARLFKKEILDDLDKELKGVLSSDKAYEMFSKEHIQAIVDLVNKDEFIANKGREMDLSLQLAIKLDGEGSVYKFNFEKGKIIRLDYDAEAPFIISAPKDAWEMIFLGKLDPFVATTQGKMKLRGDLGKLSRWYVPFSRLFELFKQVKIK, from the coding sequence ATGATTATCGCTAGAGAGAGAAAACTAAAGAAGGAGATAATCGAGATTGGCAAAAGGTTGAATGCCTTGCGTCTTGCGGCAGGCCGTTCGGGGAATTTAAGTGTCAGGTTAAATGATAAGGATATACTGATCACCGCTACGCAAACCGCCTTAGGGGATTTAAAAGAAAAAGATATACTCAAGGTGGACCTGACAAACGAAAGCGAATTAAAGTCTAAGCCTGTAACCACGGAATTCCCCCTGCATAGCTTAATCTATAAGAACTTCCCGCATCAGGCAATTATCCACTGTCATCCGGTAATGGTGAATGCCTATTTTGCGGTTTATTCTGATATCAAGGCCCTTACCTTTGAGACCAAACTTTATTTAGGCAATATCCCTGTTGTCATTCAGGATGCCCCGGCAGTCACCCGGCCGGAATTAGTCATTGAAGCCCTGAAGGAGAATAATTTAGTAGTCTTAAAAAATCACGGGGTTGTGGCAGCAGCGGATAATTTTAAAGACGCGCTCTATTTAATTGAAACTCTGGAAGAAGCAGTAAGGACCTGCGCGGTTGCCAGATTATTTAAGAAAGAAATCCTCGATGATTTGGATAAAGAGCTGAAAGGGGTCTTATCCAGCGATAAGGCCTATGAGATGTTTTCTAAAGAACACATCCAGGCGATCGTAGATTTGGTGAATAAGGATGAATTTATCGCCAATAAAGGCAGGGAGATGGACCTGTCTCTACAATTAGCGATTAAGCTCGACGGCGAGGGTTCAGTTTATAAATTTAATTTTGAAAAAGGGAAAATCATCCGGTTAGATTATGATGCCGAGGCGCCTTTTATCATCTCAGCGCCTAAAGACGCCTGGGAAATGATATTTCTGGGTAAGCTTGACCCGTTTGTGGCGACTACGCAGGGCAAAATGAAGTTAAGGGGAGACTTAGGAAAACTTTCGCGCTGGTACGTGCCTTTTAGCCGTTTATTTGAATTGTTTAAACAGGTTAAAATAAAGTAA
- a CDS encoding aldehyde dehydrogenase family protein — translation MTHPYSLFINGEFIDSREQRKIINPSTGEVIASVSVANEKDVDSAINSARTAFDTGPWPKFSLKERKEFLLKISKGILDKAGDLARLESLNTGKPIKESTFMDIPSSAKTFEHFAHNLEGYLKDEPREIAQDAQGKLLREPQGVVVLIVPWNYPLLIASWKLAVALAAGNAVILKPSSLTPLTALELAKIIQDAGLPKGVVNIIHGAGDKLGEALCADKCVDMVSFTGSNAVGRQILGYCAKQVKKLIMELGGKSASIVLKDADLESAVNGSLCSIFLNQGQMCTAMSRIFVEDDIYDKFIADFVAKAKRIKLGDSLDYETQMGPLISENQRKKVLDFIRKAKSEGAQVLCGGEISDEPRLKKGFFFPATALTGVKPAMSIFQEEVFGPVACVDKFSTLEEAVALANNSDFGLAGSIWTKDEARAKDLSGKINAGIIWINTYGMFHNEMPYGGFKQSGFGKELGREGFLEYTRLKSIITDKAKEAKPLLNYWYSF, via the coding sequence ATGACACATCCATATTCTTTATTCATTAACGGCGAATTTATTGATTCTCGGGAGCAACGGAAGATAATCAATCCTTCTACGGGAGAGGTTATAGCTAGCGTTAGCGTTGCTAATGAGAAGGATGTAGATTCGGCAATCAATAGCGCGCGTACAGCTTTTGATACAGGGCCATGGCCAAAGTTCTCTCTTAAAGAGCGCAAAGAATTTCTTCTAAAAATATCCAAAGGCATTTTGGATAAGGCTGGAGATTTAGCCAGGTTAGAATCTTTGAATACAGGTAAGCCCATAAAAGAATCGACTTTTATGGATATACCATCAAGCGCTAAAACCTTCGAACATTTCGCGCATAATTTAGAAGGATATTTAAAAGATGAACCGCGGGAGATAGCGCAAGATGCGCAAGGTAAACTTTTACGCGAGCCGCAAGGCGTTGTAGTATTAATTGTGCCCTGGAATTATCCTTTATTGATTGCTTCCTGGAAGTTAGCCGTTGCTTTAGCCGCAGGTAATGCCGTAATTTTAAAACCTTCCAGTTTAACGCCTTTAACAGCATTAGAATTAGCGAAAATTATCCAGGATGCGGGGTTACCTAAAGGAGTAGTGAATATTATTCATGGCGCAGGCGACAAATTAGGCGAGGCGCTCTGCGCGGATAAGTGCGTAGATATGGTTTCTTTTACCGGCAGTAATGCCGTCGGCAGACAAATCCTCGGATACTGCGCAAAGCAGGTAAAGAAGTTAATCATGGAGTTAGGCGGTAAGTCCGCCAGTATAGTTTTAAAAGACGCGGATTTAGAATCAGCAGTAAACGGTTCTTTATGTTCCATATTTTTGAATCAGGGCCAGATGTGCACCGCCATGTCGCGTATCTTCGTTGAAGATGATATTTATGATAAATTTATCGCTGACTTTGTGGCCAAGGCAAAACGGATTAAATTAGGCGATAGCCTGGATTACGAAACCCAGATGGGGCCTTTGATTTCCGAAAACCAGCGGAAAAAAGTCCTGGATTTTATCCGTAAGGCCAAGTCAGAAGGCGCGCAAGTCCTCTGTGGCGGAGAAATTTCCGATGAGCCGCGCCTGAAGAAGGGCTTTTTCTTTCCCGCTACGGCATTAACCGGAGTAAAGCCCGCAATGTCTATTTTTCAGGAAGAAGTCTTTGGGCCGGTTGCGTGCGTAGATAAATTTTCTACTTTAGAGGAAGCAGTGGCTTTAGCCAATAACAGCGATTTTGGTTTGGCAGGTTCAATTTGGACTAAGGATGAGGCACGAGCCAAAGATTTATCCGGTAAAATCAACGCCGGCATTATCTGGATTAACACCTACGGGATGTTTCATAATGAAATGCCTTACGGCGGATTTAAACAGAGCGGATTTGGTAAGGAGCTGGGAAGAGAAGGCTTCTTAGAGTATACGCGGTTAAAGAGTATTATTACTGATAAGGCCAAAGAGGCCAAACCCCTGTTAAATTACTGGTATAGCTTTTAG
- a CDS encoding DNA adenine methylase yields the protein MRYYGCKNRLLDFLEEGVAKTGINHGSSFCDLFSGTTVVAQHFKRKGFTVFTNDIMEFSYAIARTYIKNNQYPFFKGLKGQVIGVNGCRENIIRVIEHLNSLPPSKGFIYNNYCPSGSKNGPHQRQYFSDENGKKIDAIRSVIQVWKEAELISLDEFYILLSSLLEAVPFVANISGNYAAFLKCWDPRALKPLKLRVPVIPPSKRKNKVFKGDANELIKKLSCDILYMDPPYNERQYAPNYFMLELIAEGWFNGDKPQIYGKTGMRPYENQKSSYCQKVNVKITFKDLIENADTKYMLLSYNDEGLMNEEEIVDVLSSRGRVRILERDHRRYKSINQAETDRRIVKEKLYFVKVAR from the coding sequence ATGCGCTATTACGGTTGTAAAAACAGACTTTTGGATTTTCTTGAAGAAGGAGTTGCAAAAACTGGCATTAACCATGGGTCCAGTTTTTGCGACTTATTCAGCGGGACTACTGTTGTCGCGCAGCATTTCAAAAGAAAAGGGTTTACTGTTTTTACAAATGATATTATGGAATTTTCATATGCTATTGCTAGAACATATATCAAAAATAATCAATATCCATTTTTTAAAGGTTTAAAAGGCCAAGTTATTGGAGTTAATGGTTGTAGAGAAAATATTATAAGAGTAATCGAGCACCTAAATAGCCTTCCGCCATCAAAAGGCTTTATCTACAATAATTATTGTCCCTCCGGTTCAAAAAATGGACCACATCAAAGGCAATATTTTTCTGATGAAAATGGTAAGAAAATAGATGCGATTCGTTCTGTAATTCAAGTTTGGAAAGAAGCAGAACTAATAAGCCTTGATGAATTTTATATTCTTTTATCTTCCTTGTTAGAAGCTGTGCCTTTTGTAGCAAATATTTCCGGTAATTATGCGGCTTTTTTGAAGTGTTGGGATCCCAGGGCGTTGAAGCCTTTAAAATTAAGAGTGCCTGTAATACCGCCGAGCAAAAGAAAAAATAAAGTGTTTAAAGGCGATGCTAATGAACTGATAAAAAAATTGTCGTGTGATATCCTTTATATGGATCCACCGTATAATGAAAGGCAGTATGCCCCAAATTATTTTATGCTCGAACTAATCGCTGAAGGTTGGTTTAACGGCGATAAGCCTCAAATATATGGAAAAACTGGCATGAGGCCATATGAGAATCAGAAGTCTTCATATTGCCAAAAGGTGAATGTCAAAATTACTTTTAAGGATTTAATAGAAAATGCCGATACTAAATATATGCTTCTAAGCTATAACGATGAAGGGTTAATGAACGAAGAGGAAATAGTTGATGTTTTGTCATCCAGAGGAAGAGTAAGGATTCTTGAGCGAGATCATCGCAGGTATAAAAGCATAAATCAGGCTGAAACGGATAGGCGCATAGTCAAAGAAAAGTTATATTTTGTTAAGGTGGCGAGATAA